The Clarias gariepinus isolate MV-2021 ecotype Netherlands chromosome 4, CGAR_prim_01v2, whole genome shotgun sequence genome window below encodes:
- the LOC128520971 gene encoding uncharacterized protein LOC128520971 isoform X1, which translates to MQFSFLLKKCFLFYSKKNASMDTKDPSLQDNTEMQSTSAQDFPHYQETSVACKNETYTEDVFVPCSSDRNNLHNRCPSPPESIIIAEMMSVKTARHRVQAPAYYSANRGQDYALEPECGISIGVSDPIYQNFSLNAATGDMSALQICSPTVSLPQGVATASSPSPLHSSQKLPEEASRKRELRLIKNREAARECRRKKKEYVRCLENRVAVLEKQNKTLIEELKALKDLYCHKTE; encoded by the exons atgcagttttcatttttgttgaaaaaatgttttttattttacagtaaaaaaaacgcATCCATGGATACAAAAGATCCATCTCTACAAGATAACACAGAAATGCAGTCTACCTCCGCTCAAGATTTTCCACATTATCAG GAAACATCAGTGGCCTGTAAAAATGAGACGTATACAGAGGATGTCTTTGTTCCATGTAGCTCCGACAG GAACAACCTGCATAATCGTTGTCCTTCTCCACCGGAGTCTATAATAATTGCAGAAATGATGTCAGTTAAAACTGCTCGGCATCGTGTACAAGCACCCGCCTACTACAGCGCCAACAGAGGCCAGGATT ATGCCTTGGAGCCTGAGTGTGGCATCAGTATTGGAGTCAGTGATCCAATTTACCAGAATTTCAGCCTAAATG CTGCTACTGGAGACATGTCAGCACTTCAGATCTGTTCTCCTACTGTCAGCCTGCCGCAGGGTGTAGCGACCGCGAGCTCACCGAGCCCTCTGCACAGCTCCCAGAAACTTCCTGAGGAAGCCTCACGCAAGAGGGAGCTCCGCCTGATAAAGAACAG GGAAGCTGCACGGGAATGCCGGCGGAAGAAGAAAGAGTATGTAAGATGTCTCGAGAATCGTGTCGCTGTGCTTGAAAAGCAAAACAAGACGCTCATTGAAGAACTCAAGGCCTTAAAAGACTTGTACTGTCACAAAACAGAATAA
- the LOC128520971 gene encoding uncharacterized protein LOC128520971 isoform X2, which yields MDTKDPSLQDNTEMQSTSAQDFPHYQETSVACKNETYTEDVFVPCSSDRNNLHNRCPSPPESIIIAEMMSVKTARHRVQAPAYYSANRGQDYALEPECGISIGVSDPIYQNFSLNAATGDMSALQICSPTVSLPQGVATASSPSPLHSSQKLPEEASRKRELRLIKNREAARECRRKKKEYVRCLENRVAVLEKQNKTLIEELKALKDLYCHKTE from the exons ATGGATACAAAAGATCCATCTCTACAAGATAACACAGAAATGCAGTCTACCTCCGCTCAAGATTTTCCACATTATCAG GAAACATCAGTGGCCTGTAAAAATGAGACGTATACAGAGGATGTCTTTGTTCCATGTAGCTCCGACAG GAACAACCTGCATAATCGTTGTCCTTCTCCACCGGAGTCTATAATAATTGCAGAAATGATGTCAGTTAAAACTGCTCGGCATCGTGTACAAGCACCCGCCTACTACAGCGCCAACAGAGGCCAGGATT ATGCCTTGGAGCCTGAGTGTGGCATCAGTATTGGAGTCAGTGATCCAATTTACCAGAATTTCAGCCTAAATG CTGCTACTGGAGACATGTCAGCACTTCAGATCTGTTCTCCTACTGTCAGCCTGCCGCAGGGTGTAGCGACCGCGAGCTCACCGAGCCCTCTGCACAGCTCCCAGAAACTTCCTGAGGAAGCCTCACGCAAGAGGGAGCTCCGCCTGATAAAGAACAG GGAAGCTGCACGGGAATGCCGGCGGAAGAAGAAAGAGTATGTAAGATGTCTCGAGAATCGTGTCGCTGTGCTTGAAAAGCAAAACAAGACGCTCATTGAAGAACTCAAGGCCTTAAAAGACTTGTACTGTCACAAAACAGAATAA
- the LOC128520971 gene encoding cAMP-responsive element modulator-like isoform X3 has translation MAIIREETESAATGDMSALQICSPTVSLPQGVATASSPSPLHSSQKLPEEASRKRELRLIKNREAARECRRKKKEYVRCLENRVAVLEKQNKTLIEELKALKDLYCHKTE, from the exons ATGGCTATAATTAGGGAGGAGACAGAATCAG CTGCTACTGGAGACATGTCAGCACTTCAGATCTGTTCTCCTACTGTCAGCCTGCCGCAGGGTGTAGCGACCGCGAGCTCACCGAGCCCTCTGCACAGCTCCCAGAAACTTCCTGAGGAAGCCTCACGCAAGAGGGAGCTCCGCCTGATAAAGAACAG GGAAGCTGCACGGGAATGCCGGCGGAAGAAGAAAGAGTATGTAAGATGTCTCGAGAATCGTGTCGCTGTGCTTGAAAAGCAAAACAAGACGCTCATTGAAGAACTCAAGGCCTTAAAAGACTTGTACTGTCACAAAACAGAATAA
- the LOC128520971 gene encoding cAMP-responsive element modulator-like isoform X4 yields the protein MSALQICSPTVSLPQGVATASSPSPLHSSQKLPEEASRKRELRLIKNREAARECRRKKKEYVRCLENRVAVLEKQNKTLIEELKALKDLYCHKTE from the exons ATGTCAGCACTTCAGATCTGTTCTCCTACTGTCAGCCTGCCGCAGGGTGTAGCGACCGCGAGCTCACCGAGCCCTCTGCACAGCTCCCAGAAACTTCCTGAGGAAGCCTCACGCAAGAGGGAGCTCCGCCTGATAAAGAACAG GGAAGCTGCACGGGAATGCCGGCGGAAGAAGAAAGAGTATGTAAGATGTCTCGAGAATCGTGTCGCTGTGCTTGAAAAGCAAAACAAGACGCTCATTGAAGAACTCAAGGCCTTAAAAGACTTGTACTGTCACAAAACAGAATAA
- the cpne3 gene encoding copine-3 isoform X2, which produces MATQCVTKVELTVSCKNLLDMDVGSKSDPLCVLQINSSGTQWYEVGRTERVKNCLNPNFAKKFLIDYHFEMVQKLKFGVYDIDNKTVDLSDDDFLGELECSLGQIVSSRELTRPLILKNKRPAGKGTITICAEEIKDNRVVNFEVEARKLDNKDFFGKSDPYLEFYRQTESGWQLAHRTEVVKNNLNPCWKPFKIPLQSLCGGDMEKPIKVDCYDYDNDGSHDLIGIFETNMKRLQEAKRTSPAEFDCMNMKKKLKKKNYKNSGVVSVKHCEIVKEYTFLDYIMGGCQINFTVGVDFTGSNGDPKSPDSLHYISPNGVNEYLSAIWSVGLVIQDYDSDKMFPAFGFGAQIPPNWQVSHEFPLNFNTSNPFCAGVQGMVDAYRTCLPQVKLYGPTNFAPIIRHVSNFAQQARKQNTASQYFVLLIITDGVITDMDQTRAAIVAASHLPMSIIIVGVGGADFTDMEILDGDDGRLKSPSGEPAARDIVQFVPYRKFQNASREALAQCVLAELPQQLASYFKLNKLHPPHDPTPS; this is translated from the exons ATGGCGACACAGTGTGTAACCAAAGTGGAGCTCACAGTCTCCTGTAAAAACCTTTTGGACATGGATGTGGGTTCAAAGTCTGACCCCCTCTGTGTCCTGCAAATAAATTCATCTGGAACACAATGGTATGAG gTTGGCCGGACAGAAAGAGTAAAAAATTGTCTGAATCCCAACTTTGCCAAGAAGTTTCTCATCGATTATCACTTCGAAATGGTACAGAAACTTAAATTTGGCGTTTATGATATCGACAACAAAACTGTCGATCTAAGTGATGATGACTTCCTTGGAGAGTTGGAGTGTTCCCTGGGTCAG ATTGTGTCCAGTAGAGAGTTGACCAGACCACTGATCTTGAAGAACAAAAGACCTGCAGGAAAAGGAACCATTACG atCTGTGCAGAGGAAATTAAGGATAATAGGGTGGTGAATTTTGAAGTTGAGGCCAGAAAATTGGATAACAAG GACTTCTTTGGAAAATCAGACCCCTACTTGGAATTCTACAGACAAACAGAATCAGGATGGCAGCTTGCCCACAGAACAGAG GTGGTGAAGAACAACCTTAACCCCTGTTGGAAACCTTTTAAAATCCCTCTGCAATCTCTCTGTGGAGGAGATATGGAGAAACCCATCAAG GTGGACTGTTACGACTATGACAATGATGGGTCACATGACCTTATTGGGATTTTTGAGACGAATATGAAACGCCTGCAGGAGGCCAAACGCACTTCTCcg GCAGAGTTTGACTGTATGAACATGAAGAAaaagctgaagaaaaaaaactataagaactCTGGTGTTGTGAGTGTGAAACACTGCGAG attGTGAAGGAGTACACATTTTTGGATTACATCATGGGTGGCTGCCAGATTAATTTCACT GTTGGAGTGGACTTCACTGGGTCAAATGGTGACCCAAAGTCTCCTGACTCTTTGCATTACATCAGTCCTAATGGGGTCAATGAGTACCTTTCTGCTATCTGGTCTGTTGGCCTGGTGATTCAGGATTATGACAG tgacaAAATGTTCCCAGCTTTTGGGTTTGGGGCACAGATTCCCCCAAACTGGCAG gtGTCTCATGAGTTTCCACTTAACTTTAATACATCTAATCCATTCTGTGCTG GAGTACAAGGCATGGTGGATGCTTATAGGACGTGCCTGCCCCAGGTCAAACTTTACGGGCCAACAAATTTTGCTCCCATCATCAGACATGTAAGCAATTTTGCCCAGCAGGCACGAAAACAGAACACAGCCAGT CAATACTTTGTTCTGCTCATCATTACGGATGGTGTCATCACAGACATGGACCAAACTCGAGCTGCCATCGTAGCTGCTTCCCATTTACCCATGTCCATCATAATTGTGGGTGTGGGCGGGGCTGACTTCACTGACATGGAGATTCTGGATGGGGATGATGGCCGTCTGAAATCTCCATCAGGAGAGCCAGCTGCACGGGACATTGTGCAGTTTGTGCCTTACAGAAAGTTCCAGAAT GCATCGAGGGAAGCACTTGCCCAGTGTGTACTGGCAGAATTGCCTCAACAACTTGCGTCCtacttcaaattaaataaactgcATCCTCCCCATGATCCAACCCCTTCATAG
- the cpne3 gene encoding copine-3 isoform X1 translates to MATQCVTKVELTVSCKNLLDMDVGSKSDPLCVLQINSSGTQWYEVGRTERVKNCLNPNFAKKFLIDYHFEMVQKLKFGVYDIDNKTVDLSDDDFLGELECSLGQIVSSRELTRPLILKNKRPAGKGTITICAEEIKDNRVVNFEVEARKLDNKDFFGKSDPYLEFYRQTESGWQLAHRTEVVKNNLNPCWKPFKIPLQSLCGGDMEKPIKVDCYDYDNDGSHDLIGIFETNMKRLQEAKRTSPAEFDCMNMKKKLKKKNYKNSGVVSVKHCEIVKEYTFLDYIMGGCQINFTVGVDFTGSNGDPKSPDSLHYISPNGVNEYLSAIWSVGLVIQDYDSDKMFPAFGFGAQIPPNWQVSHEFPLNFNTSNPFCAGVQGMVDAYRTCLPQVKLYGPTNFAPIIRHVSNFAQQARKQNTASQYFVLLIITDGVITDMDQTRAAIVAASHLPMSIIIVGVGGADFTDMEILDGDDGRLKSPSGEPAARDIVQFVPYRKFQNAPKEALSQSVLAEVPGQVVNYFNMLKFSPLNSSTPVADSAGQTTPNA, encoded by the exons ATGGCGACACAGTGTGTAACCAAAGTGGAGCTCACAGTCTCCTGTAAAAACCTTTTGGACATGGATGTGGGTTCAAAGTCTGACCCCCTCTGTGTCCTGCAAATAAATTCATCTGGAACACAATGGTATGAG gTTGGCCGGACAGAAAGAGTAAAAAATTGTCTGAATCCCAACTTTGCCAAGAAGTTTCTCATCGATTATCACTTCGAAATGGTACAGAAACTTAAATTTGGCGTTTATGATATCGACAACAAAACTGTCGATCTAAGTGATGATGACTTCCTTGGAGAGTTGGAGTGTTCCCTGGGTCAG ATTGTGTCCAGTAGAGAGTTGACCAGACCACTGATCTTGAAGAACAAAAGACCTGCAGGAAAAGGAACCATTACG atCTGTGCAGAGGAAATTAAGGATAATAGGGTGGTGAATTTTGAAGTTGAGGCCAGAAAATTGGATAACAAG GACTTCTTTGGAAAATCAGACCCCTACTTGGAATTCTACAGACAAACAGAATCAGGATGGCAGCTTGCCCACAGAACAGAG GTGGTGAAGAACAACCTTAACCCCTGTTGGAAACCTTTTAAAATCCCTCTGCAATCTCTCTGTGGAGGAGATATGGAGAAACCCATCAAG GTGGACTGTTACGACTATGACAATGATGGGTCACATGACCTTATTGGGATTTTTGAGACGAATATGAAACGCCTGCAGGAGGCCAAACGCACTTCTCcg GCAGAGTTTGACTGTATGAACATGAAGAAaaagctgaagaaaaaaaactataagaactCTGGTGTTGTGAGTGTGAAACACTGCGAG attGTGAAGGAGTACACATTTTTGGATTACATCATGGGTGGCTGCCAGATTAATTTCACT GTTGGAGTGGACTTCACTGGGTCAAATGGTGACCCAAAGTCTCCTGACTCTTTGCATTACATCAGTCCTAATGGGGTCAATGAGTACCTTTCTGCTATCTGGTCTGTTGGCCTGGTGATTCAGGATTATGACAG tgacaAAATGTTCCCAGCTTTTGGGTTTGGGGCACAGATTCCCCCAAACTGGCAG gtGTCTCATGAGTTTCCACTTAACTTTAATACATCTAATCCATTCTGTGCTG GAGTACAAGGCATGGTGGATGCTTATAGGACGTGCCTGCCCCAGGTCAAACTTTACGGGCCAACAAATTTTGCTCCCATCATCAGACATGTAAGCAATTTTGCCCAGCAGGCACGAAAACAGAACACAGCCAGT CAATACTTTGTTCTGCTCATCATTACGGATGGTGTCATCACAGACATGGACCAAACTCGAGCTGCCATCGTAGCTGCTTCCCATTTACCCATGTCCATCATAATTGTGGGTGTGGGCGGGGCTGACTTCACTGACATGGAGATTCTGGATGGGGATGATGGCCGTCTGAAATCTCCATCAGGAGAGCCAGCTGCACGGGACATTGTGCAGTTTGTGCCTTACAGAAAGTTCCAGAAT GCTCCTAAAGAGGCATTGTCACAGAGTGTTTTGGCAGAGGTTCCTGGGCAGGTTGTCAATTACTTCAATATGTTGAAGTTCAGCCCTCTGAATTCAAGTACTCCTGTAGCTGATTCTGCTGGGCAAACAACTCCAAATGCCTAA
- the LOC128520476 gene encoding cAMP-responsive element modulator-like, translating into MMRVKTAQHCVQAPAIYSASRGQDYTLEPECGISIGCSHPIYQNFSLNAATRDMSAPEICSSTVSLPQGVATISSPSPLHSSQEVTEVTSHKRELRLIKNREAAQKCRRKKKEYVRSLENRVTLLEEQNKALIEELEALKDLYCHL; encoded by the exons ATGATGCGAGTTAAAACTGCTCAGCATTGTGTACAAGCACCTGCCATCTACAGCGCCAGCAGAGGACAGGATT ATACCTTGGAGCCTGAGTGTGGCATCAGTATTGGATGCAGTCATCCGATTTACCAGAATTTCAGCCTCAATG CTGCTACTAGAGACATGTCAGCCCCTGAGATCTGTTCTTCCACCGTCAGCCTGCCACAGGGTGTAGCAACCATAAGCTCACCAAGCCCTCTGCACAGCTCTCAGGAAGTTACTGAGGTGACCTCACACAAGAGGGAGCTCCGCCTGATAAAGAACAG GGAAGCTGCACAGAAATGCCGACGCAAGAAGAAAGAGTATGTCAGATCTCTTGAAAATCGTGTGACTTTGCTGGAAGAGCAAAACAAGGCACTCATCGAAGAACTCGAGGCCTTAAAAGACTTGTACTGTCACCTGTAA